The proteins below are encoded in one region of Ostrea edulis chromosome 3, xbOstEdul1.1, whole genome shotgun sequence:
- the LOC125674334 gene encoding uncharacterized protein LOC125674334 → MASEDITQGQYVIECDICKQPVSFFCRRCGVNLCDPCVPVHLRIKSKTGHDVVDFASRDDDDTSKIEELMKTITKENERLQNYKFELKRIIDHTSKRLDKPKVSGFAKITQQRLNSLSKLYQQKKDEVTSRGEEWHRLIDKTVKTLHQELDDMQKEHESLLQKQTRELKEILGKVDEINATTTELKNTQNVMEMKKLIARIENQETPSEIMQYSFPVFCKGKIDDNYLKSYFGYIENIQERKMSMPKLISDDPVISNHKILEMPRVVTAIDTGFPADEEYNNRLLDIVVIDDNRVWMGGESYELKLFDFQGNLHDTVTITSHGMYLTVYNKHVVYTENDTNTVSRVAADKTIQTMFTTGEWRPYGITSTASDDLLVCLLKDDQSKVVRYSGTGTVLQEIQYDSQGQPLYRQPIYITENVNGDIIVTDWTKRAVTTVDRLGIFRFSYSGKDKPFFVCAVTTDPAGHVIVTDIKGDKIHMLDRDGRFLRYIIPDLGIKFPRGVCIVGDGEMFVGECTTGVAKRIKYLEQ, encoded by the coding sequence ATGGCATCTGAAGACATTACCCAAGGTCAATATGTCATTGAATGTGACATCTGCAAACAGCCAGTCTCGTTCTTCTGCAGACGCTGTGGGGTCAATCTCTGCGATCCTTGTGTTCCGGTACATCTCCGGATTAAGTCCAAGACCGGACATGACGTGGTGGATTTCGCCAGTAGAGATGATGACGACACCTCTAAAATTGAAGAACTGATGAAAACCATTACGAAGGAAAACGAGCGCTTACAAAACTATAAGTTTGAACTCAAGAGAATCATAGATCATACGTCAAAGCGTCTGGACAAACCGAAAGTTTCCGGATTTGCAAAAATAACACAGCAGAGATTAAATTCCTTATCTAAACTTTACCAACAGAAGAAGGATGAAGTGACGTCACGAGGAGAAGAGTGGCACAGACTTATAGATAAAACCGTGAAGACGCTCCACCAGGAACTGGACGACATGCAAAAGGAGCACGAATCACTACTCCAGAAACAGACACGAGAATTGAAAGAGATTTTAGGAAAAGTTGATGAAATAAACGCCACGACAACGGAACTGAAAAATACACAGAATGTTATGGAAATGAAGAAACTCATTGCAAGAATTGAAAATCAGGAAACTCCCTCGGAGATTATGCAGTACTCATTTCCGGTGTTTTGCAAAGGCAAAATTGACGACAACTATTTGAAATCGTATTTCGGATACATCGAGAATATACAAGAAAGAAAGATGTCTATGCCGAAATTGATATCTGACGATCCTGTGATTTCGAATCACAAAATATTAGAGATGCCGAGAGTTGTCACCGCTATAGACACAGGGTTTCCTGCAGATGAAGAGTATAACAACCGTCTATTAGATATTGTTGTTATTGATGATAACAGAGTGTGGATGGGAGGAGAAAGTTATGAACTCAAGTTGTTTGATTTCCAGGGAAACCTCCACGACACTGTCACTATCACATCACACGGTATGTACCTCACTGTATACAACAAACACGTGGTTTACACAGAAAATGACACCAATACCGTGAGTAGAGTAGCCGCGGATAAAACGATCCAGACGATGTTTACAACCGGGGAGTGGAGACCATACGGCATCACGAGTACCGCGTCAGATGACCTACTGGTCTGTCTCCTTAAAGATGACCAGTCCAAAGTCGTGCGATACAGCGGTACCGGTACCGTACTCCAGGAAATCCAGTACGACTCACAGGGCCAGCCTCTGTACCGACAACCAATCTACATCACTGAGAATGTCAACGGGGACATCATCGTAACAGACTGGACGAAAAGGGCTGTGACTACTGTCGATAGATTAGGAATATTTCGGTTTTCTTACTCTGGGAAGGACAAGCCATTTTTCGTATGCGCCGTCACTACTGATCCTGCCGGTCACGTTATCGTTACTGACATTAAAGGTGACAAGATCCACATGTTGGACAGGGACGGGCGATTCCTGAGATACATCATTCCTGATCTAGGGATTAAATTCCCTCGCGGCGTGTGTATTGTCGGTGACGGGGAAATGTTTGTTGGGGAATGTACAACCGGTGTAGcgaaaagaataaaatatctcgAGCAATGA